From the Robertmurraya sp. FSL R5-0851 genome, the window GGTATAAATTTTGCATAAAAGGGTTGAGGCAAAGATTCCAATAAAGGAATGGATTGTTCATAAAATGGCTTATCCATTAACCCGTAATCTGCAATGTTTTCCGAATCCATCGTGTAGTAATTAGAATCAAAGAATTTGTTATATCCAAAAGATTTATAAATCTCATTTCGATTCCAAAAACTCCCCGTATTTGAGTGGAAAACCGCTGACGTGTAACCCTGTTGTCCCAATATAGCAGGGGCAGCCTGGTAAGTATTTAAGCCTTTTGTTGTAAATGCTGACCCTTGTGGAAGTCCATACAAGGAATTCTCTAAAATAAACTCTGCATCTGCTGTTTTCCCTTGTGCTGTCTGATGGAAGAAATTATTAAAATAAAGTGTATTTTCTTCCTTTGTCATGGAGTTTAGGAACGGTGTTACTTCCTCTCCATTCAATTTGTAATCAATTAAAAAGTTTTGCATGGATTCAAGGTGAAGATAAATAACATTCATTCCTTTTCCAGCCCCAAAGTATTTTGGGTTAGGTTCCGAATGATTTGATTTTGTATAATTGATTACCTCTGTGATATCGTTACTATCTGCCAAAACTCTTTGAGTAGAGGCCTTTGTACTTTGAACTGCATCATACAAAGTGTAATTATATAGACCCAAATACTTAACTATATAGTTTCTATCAAATCCCCTAGTTAACAGCTGTGGACGATCCCCTTCAGCCAAAGCTAGGTTAAAGAAAGAAAAACCTAAAGCCAAAGAAAACATAGCTGCTACATATCGCCGTCCAGGATTTTTATCTTGAATTTTTTTATTTCTAACAAAATACAATCCTACTAAAATAAGAAAATCTAAGAAAAACAAGATGTCATACGGTTTTAAAAGAGAGGTAACACTGCTACTAACATCCCCAAAATTTTGTGTCTGTGTTAAAGTCGGTAAGGTGATGTAATCATTAAAAAACCGATAATACATAGTATTTGCATATACTAGGAACGTTAATAAAAAATAAGTAGTTAATAAAATTAAATACTTCTTTCTTCCTTTAAACAAAGTCGCAAAACTTAGTAAGAGTAAAGATGACCCAAGTGGATTTAAAAGTAATAAAAAATCTTGTAGTGAACTTTCCGTATTTAAGTCAAACTGTGTTAACTGAACTATATATGTTTTTAACCAAAGTAAGATTACCGCTACAGAGAAAAAAATGATGTAATGGTTGTGCTCAAACGCTAGATTGATTCTTCTTTGAGCCAATTGAAAAAAGTTTTTCATTTTAACACCTTCTTTCTAACATAGTATTAAAACATAAATTATATAAAAAAAAAATAGGAAAATCCATCTAAATAATTATTAACTATCCATTTTTCTATTATAAATATGCGTTTCATAGCTTACTACATTAATTTTTTTTGCAAACAATAAAATTTTATTTGTTATTTAGAGGCATATATATTTCCCTATTTATTATTAAAAGAATGCATACAAAGCGCTTTATTCCTTCTTCTATTTAATAAGTAAAACGGTAGCTTTATAAAGCTACCGTTTAAAAGAATCTAATAATAAATGTTACTATTAGTATAATAAAGATTAACAAACAAATCTTACCTGTAAATTCCCACCCGTGGTTTTTGTTTTTTAGCATTAGGTAAGAAACCATTATACAAAATAAGAAAAAAATAATTAGAATGTTCTCGAAAAGGTGATTCACATAAATCCAAACTCCCTAGTTATTCGTTAATTAGCAAAGACTCAAGTTTATACCCATCCCATAATACGCACAGTTTGAGCGACTAAGAAAGTAATTAAAAAAGCGATTCCTGTGGGTATTATAAAGGACCAAAAAGTCCATTTAATACTTTTTGTTTCCTTATAGATATTTACTAGTGTTGTTCCACATGGATAATGTAACAAGGAAAATAGCATCATATTTATTGCGGTTAACCAAGTCCACCCATTGTCTAAAAATATTTGTTTAAGCCCCTCTATTCCATCCACATCAATTAATGCTCCTGTAGAAAGATATCCCATCAGTAGTATAGGGAGTACAATTTCATTTGCTGGCAAACCTATTATAAATGCCATAAGAATATACCCATCTAACCCTATTAACTTTCCTAGTGGATCTAGAAAGTTTACAATATGCAATAGGATGCTAACATCACCTATCGAGATATTAGCTAAGATCCACGTTAACACCCCAGCTGGAGCAGCTACTTTAATTGCACGGTTTAGAACGGATGCAGACTTATTTAGTGAAGAACGGATGACAGTATCAACAAACTTTGGTTTTCTATATGGGGGCAATTCTAGAGTATAATGGGTCGGTACACCTTTAAGAGCAGTTTTAGATAATACCCATGAGACAAGGAAGGTTATTATTATTCCAAACAATACGATTCCTACAATCACAGATGTTGTTACTAATGACTTCATCCCTCCTGTAAAACCGGCTGCCATAAATAGTGATGACAATACAATGAGTGTTCCCCAACGACCATTGCAAGGGACGAAGTTATTTGTCAGAATTGCCAGCATTCTCTCACGTGGAGATTCGATTATTCTTGAAGACATAACGGCGGCTGCATTACAGCCAAAACCCATAGCCATGGTTAAGGATTGTTTGCCGTGAGCCCCTACAGTTTTAAATAAACGATCCATATTAAACGCAACTCTTGGTAAATACCCATAGTTTTCTAATAGTGCAAAGGTAGGAAAAAAAATAGCCATCGGAGGCAGCATCACACTAATTACCCAGCTTGTTCCTCTAAATAAACCTAAAACCAATACACCATGGAGCCATTCTGGTGCATTAACAGCATTGAAAAATAGACTCAAATATCCCTCGACCCAGCTAAAGAAACTTGCCAACATACTTGATGGGATGTTTGCTCCAGCAATGGTTAGATAAAAAACGATTCCTAACATAGTAAGCATTATTGGATATCCCCAAATAGGAGATGTAAATATTGCATCTAACTTTTCAGTTCTTTGATCATACCTTGTTTTAGTGAAACTTACCCCCTCTTTTATTACCTCCTGACTATTGTTATAAATTTGTTCCACAATCCGATCACGAATAGTAAAAGAGGAGAGTCGTTCAGCCTGTTGAATTAGATCTTTAATCTTCATGTTAATATTTATTTGTTGTGACTCCATCTTATATCACCTCAGAATTCGAAAGTTCTTTTTCTATTTTTTCTAAAAGTGATTTATCTCCATCAAGTAGCCGTAAAGCCAACCATCTTTCTGGAAATTTTCCACCTGATATAATACGAACTTCTGGTAGTAGGAGGTTGATTTTTTGCTCTGTTTCCTCATCGTATTTCAACTGATATGGTTTACATCGAATTACTCCAGATGCCAAACGATCAATTGTATCCAGTAACATTGGAATACCCGTTTTGTTTCTAGCTGATATCTTAATCACCGGTACTCCTAATCGTTTCATTAACACTTTTTCATTTATCTTAATCCCTAATTTTTCTGCTTCGTCTATTAGATTTATACAAACAATTACATTGTCAGTTATCTCCATTACTTGCAAAGCTAGGTTCATGTTTCTCTCAAGTGCAGTCCCATCTAAAACAACCAGTGTAACATGAGGTTTGTTAAACACAATGTAGTCACGTGCGATCTCTTCATCTTTAGAATTTGAAAACAAAGAATATGTTCCAGGTAAATCAATCATTTCAAACATTTTATCTTTAATGTAAAAATTTCCTACTTTTAAGTCCACCGTTTTTCCTGCCCAGTTTCCAGTATGTTGCTTTAATCCTGTAAGAAGATTAAATAATGTACTTTTCCCCGTATTAGGATTACCGGCAAGGGCGATTTGGAACGATTTACTCATGTCACAATCAACTCCCCTTCGATTCTATTACTCTCTTCTTTTCTTAAAGCAATTATTGTTTGACTAACTCGGTATGCAATTGGATCACCCATAGGACTCTTTCTTAGAACTTCAACGATAGAACCAGGAACGAATCCTAAATCCAGTAATCTTCTTCTCATAACTCCACTTATCTCCAACTTGGTAATGCGTATAGAATCACCCTTCTTGGCTTCAGATAACTTCACTACTTTTGACTGGCTCATTTTTATTTACCCTCCGCTCTTTTTTTGCCTCAATCCAACTTTGTGGTTATAATATGATTATATTTTGAAATTGTCAAACTTATTTTTAAAAAGCCAAAAAAATTAGTGAAATTATATCCTTTCCTTATAAATCGGATCATAATTACTTTATTTTTACTTTAGGTATCATTAGCGTTGCATAAAGATTTTTGAAACTTGTCAAATTGGATTTTTATGGGTGAAACTACAAATAATTGAATATTCAGATATATTGTTTTATCCGGAATTTAAAAAGATTGATAAGGATATAAGAAGTAGTCCTTATCCACAATTGGTAAATTATTTCCTTTTAGTATTGGTAAAGTGGGTCAAATGTTAAATCGTCTAGGTGATCCACCTCACCTTCGTCAAATTGGCGTACAATCAATGCGAAATCTTTTTCCCAATCATATTTTCTTCGTCCTTTTGAGTGTCGGGATGGTTTCTGGAAAAGAGCACGAATAAATGCATCAAGCCCTTCATAAAGACAAGTTTCTAAAGTCCTTTTCAGCCCTAACAGGCTGCCATCGTGGCTGACTCTAAATTGAAGTAATACTTCAAGACAATATGTGATCAAGGCAATCCAGATTTGATTATAGACAGCATTTTCACTTTTTCCAAAGAAGGATTTGATCTTCAGATGTTGTTTCATCCATTTAAAAAAAGTTTCTATTTTCCAACGATATCGATATAAATCTCCGATTTCTTTGGCAGTAAGGTCAAAACAACTAGTAACGATAATAACAAGATTTCCTTCTTGATCTTTAGTTTTGATTAGGCGTAGGGTGTGCTGCATCTTCGTACCATTTTGTGCATTTCCAAGATATACCTCAGCATCTTGATAGATCAAATTTTCGGGATCGGGTGATTGTTCGCTTAGTACTTCAATTTCGGCGTTTTTCTTAAGTCTAGTAATAAATCGAACGCCTTCCAGGCAGTACTTATCGAATTGCTTGTAATCCACATATCCTCGGTCAAAAAGGTAAAGAGCATCAGGATCAATCTCGATTAGTTCATTCATTTGGGTCCGGTCAGCATGTTTTGCCGGCAATAGAACGGCTTTATCAGGGATTGTTAAATCTTTGGTCACAACGACCCGTAAATGCAGTCTAACGCCGGCCTTTGTTTTGCGAAACTTTGCCCATGGATACTGCGATATGGACATACTCATTGTCGATGAGTCAATCACATGAAGACGTCCAATATCTCGAACAATCGGAGATTGTTTCATTTGGGACTGAATCATAAAAACAAGATGGTGTAAGATCTTCTCAAACAACTTCGGAGATAGATCACACTGTTTTCTGGAAAGCTGAGATGTACTAATGCCATCCATATTCAGGTGAACCTGAAGTTCTTTCTTATCTTTCGAATGCTTGGATAGATGGGTTAAACTGTCTAATTCATTGATTTGTGCCAAGATGAGTAGCTGCAAAAATTTATATGCCGTCAGTTTCTTAACATACTTGTCGATGTCCACTACATTGATTAATTTAGTAAAAGTTTGTTCATCTAATACTTTTAGTAGTTCATTAATTGTGGTTTTTGTGTTATCCTTGTCCATGGGATTCTCCTTATATTTAGGGATTTGGACAGGACTACCAAACCTAATTATAAGGGGTTTTTTTATACCCAAGAAGACTTGTATTTACCATATTTTCAATAAAATTACAGATACCTTTCCGTAAAAATGTCTTGACAAATTTAATTTAAATAAATGCAAAGCTAATGTTTAGGTATAAATATAAACGAGAAAAAACCATAAATTTCTTGAAGTAGAATTGACAAAAACAAGGATGACACTATATATTATATATGAGCATATGTTCATATATAATATATATGAGGAGTATATATTTATGTTTTATGATGTAATTATAGTTGGCGCTGGTCAATCTGCTTTATCTATGGGGTATTTTTTAAAAAAGACGAAATTATCTTTTTTAATCCTTGACAAAGGCTCAAGGATTGGTAATACGTGGAGAAATAGGTACGATTCCTTAGTTTTATTTACACCACGTTCTTACAGTTCTTTACCTGGCCTATCACTGGAAGGTAATCCTAATGGGTTTCCAACAAAAGATGAAGTAGCAGATTATCTAGAGTATTATGTACAGTTTTTTAAATTACCTTTTAGAATGAACACCAATATTACAAGAATCATTAAAGAGGGATCCCTATTTAGGCTTTTTTCGGAGCATGAATCATTTACAGCAAGGAATATTATAATTGCGACTGGTTCATATCAATACCCTAATATTCCTTCATTTTCTAAGGAAATCGATAAAGACATTATGCAGGTACATTCTTCCCAATATAAAAATCAATCTCAGTTAAACAGTGGATCTGTATTAGTAGTCGGTGGTCGTAATTCCGGTTCTCAAATTGCACTTGAATTATCGGATACCCGAGAAACATACCTATCGATTAGTCACGATATTCAATATCTACCTCTCACTATAGCGAGGCGAAGTATTTTTTGGTGGTTAGACAAGTTGGGGATATTAAAAGCTGACAATAAATCCTTTATTGGTAGAAAACTTCAAAGTAAAGGTGACATTCTCTTTGGAGATGAATTGAAAAAAAATATTAAAACAAACAAAGTCAAAATAAAACCGAGAGCTATTGATGTCAGGGAAAAAAATGAGATCCTCTTTCAGGACAAGACGAATTTAAAAATTAATAATATCATCTGGGCTACTGGTTTTATACAAGACTTTAATTGGATTGATATCCCAGGCTTACTTAACTCATATGGGACTATAAATCACATTAGAGGTATTACTAATATTAAGGGTCTATATTTTCTCGGACTCCCCTGGCAACATCGGAGAGGATCTTCTCTGTTATTAGGGGTTGGGGATGATGCAGAGTATTTGTATCAAAATATTCTAGCAACAAATTTCAAAGCATAAGCAGTTCAATACGTATCCAACTAAGATCATTATTGTCAGTACTCACTGGACTAATTATAAAGAGTTTTCATATTTATTTGGCATAATTGCAAAATCCTCTGTATTTTATATTGACCATACCTCCCCTAGTTATAACATGGGGAGGCAGCAAGAAATTAAGCTGAATTACAATATTTAACACCTTAATCAATCCATTAAGTAAATCAACAACGTTAAAAATGAACCAAAGGAGGCATTATTATGGGGCATCATCACCACCATGGTCATAGTCACCATCATCATGGCCACGATCATCATGGTCATTCACACGGCCATAATCACTTTGAGGAAGCCAGGGAAGGCAATAAAAAAGGGTTAATAATCGCACTATTGGTTACCACAATTATTATGTTTTTAGAGTTTTTCGGTGGTTTAATAACAAACAGTTTAGCTCTATTATCAGATTCAGGACATATGCTGAGTGACGCCAGCTCTTTATTATTAAGTTTAGTCGCTATCTGGTTTGCTTCTAAACCAGCCTCAGCAAACAAAAGCTATGGTTTTTATCGTTTTGAAATCTTAGCTGCATTGTTCAATGGTGTTACTTTATTTGTTATTGCCGGGTTTATTGTGTGGGAAGCTTATGGCCGCTTTTTCCAACCACCCACTGTTGCAAGTGGTTCAATGATGTTAATTGCATCTGTAGGCTTATTTGCAAATTTGTTTAGCGCTTGGTCTCTAATGAGAAAAGGTGATGTAAAAAACAATGTAAATTTACGTAGTGCCTACTTACATGTTCTTGGTGATGCATTAGGCTCGGTTGGAGCTATAATTGCTGGAATTTTAATGCTTTTATTCGATTGGTATGTTGCCGACCCAATTATTTCAGTTTTGGTCGCTTTACTGATTTTAAAAAGTGCTTGGGGAGTTATAAAACATTCCACTCATATTTTAATGGAGGGTACTCCCCCTAGTATTAACCAAGATGAAGTAAAGTCTGTTTTATTAGAAATAAAAGGGGTAATTGATGTCCATGACCTCCATATTTGGACAATCACTTCTGGATTAGACTCATTTAGCTGTCATATTTTAGTTGAGGATAACATTAACAGTCAAGAGGTTCTACAAGAAGCCATTAATAAAATGCATGATATTTTTCTTATTGAACACACCACTATTCAAATTGAAAAATCTCAGATTGCTCATAATGAATTAAAAGTTTAAACCTACCTAATGATACATCCAGACTGTAGACAAACCCAATGTATTTCGAGTTGAACTGCCCCTAAATTGTTAGACATTAAATCTAACGATTTAGGGGTGTTTTTTATGGCTAATTTTACAGCCCAAGAGAAAATATTTATTGCTCGTCTTTACCTTGAGGGGAAACATAGTTTTTTGGAACTTCAAGATTTATATAACGTTTCTTATCAAATGATTCAAGGATGGGTCCGGTTATATCAAATACAGGGAGAAGAGGGATTTAAGAAATCCTATACAAGTTATTCCGCGGAGTTTAAAATGGATGTACTTAATTATATGAAGGATACGGGTACATCCTCCTACGATGCAGCTGCTATTTTTAATATTTCTTCTCCATCATTAGTTCGAACATGGCGGCTAAATTTTAATGCTGGTGGATTCGATGCCCTCATTCCTAAGAAAAAGGGGCTACCATCCATGAAAAAAGAAACAAAAAAAAGAAAGTTAGTTGAAGGTTCAACTAAAGCGCTTGAAGAACGAATTAAACATCTTGAAATGGAGAACGCCTATTTAAAAAAGTTAAATGCCTTAGTTCAAATGCAGGAAAAATTCCATCCAAAATTAAAGCGCAAGTAATTTATGAACTAAAGGCAATCTATGATGTAGTGGCCCTTATCAAAGTCACTGAAATTCCACGTAGTACCTATTATTATTGGGAAAAACGTTTAAATCGGGAAGATAAATATTCTGCAGTAAAGACAGCTATCCAATCTATTTTTCATGAGCATAAAGGGCGTTATGGTTATCGTCGAATCACAAAAGAATTAAAGAAAATCGGGTTTTCTCATGATCCCAAGACCATCAACCGTCTTATAAATGAAATGGGCTTAAAATGCCTGGTTCGATTGAAAAAATATCGCTCTTACAAAGGAAATGTCGGGCGTATTGCCCCGAACGTGATTCAACGTGATTTTAAAGCAGAAAAAATGAATCAAAAATGGGTAACAGATGTAACGGAATTCCATCTATTTGGTGAGAAGCGCTATTTATCACCCATCCTAGATTTATGTAATGGCGAAATCATTGCCTATACAGTAATGAAACCACCAGTTTATCAACTTGTAGGTGATATGTTGGAACAAGCAACTCAGCGTTTAACATCAGAAGATCGAGTCATCCTCCATTCCGATCAAGGCTGGCATTACCAAATGAAAAGATATCAAAGAACGTTAAAGGAGCATGGCATCATACAAAGCATGTCCCGTAAGGGAAATTGTTTAGACAACGCCGTCATGGAAGGGATTTCTTTGGCTTATTAAAGTCTGAACTGCTTTACCTCCAGAAATTCGAAAGTATGGAGCACTTTGAAGAAGAATTAGTAGATTATATTAATTACTATAATCACAAACGTATGAAGACAAAATTAAAAGACCTAAGTCCAGTACAATACCGGACTCAGATCTTAGAAGCTGCTTAAATTATTGTCTAACTTTTTTGGGTCAGATCAAGTTTGTCTACAGTC encodes:
- a CDS encoding nucleoside recognition domain-containing protein, with the protein product MESQQININMKIKDLIQQAERLSSFTIRDRIVEQIYNNSQEVIKEGVSFTKTRYDQRTEKLDAIFTSPIWGYPIMLTMLGIVFYLTIAGANIPSSMLASFFSWVEGYLSLFFNAVNAPEWLHGVLVLGLFRGTSWVISVMLPPMAIFFPTFALLENYGYLPRVAFNMDRLFKTVGAHGKQSLTMAMGFGCNAAAVMSSRIIESPRERMLAILTNNFVPCNGRWGTLIVLSSLFMAAGFTGGMKSLVTTSVIVGIVLFGIIITFLVSWVLSKTALKGVPTHYTLELPPYRKPKFVDTVIRSSLNKSASVLNRAIKVAAPAGVLTWILANISIGDVSILLHIVNFLDPLGKLIGLDGYILMAFIIGLPANEIVLPILLMGYLSTGALIDVDGIEGLKQIFLDNGWTWLTAINMMLFSLLHYPCGTTLVNIYKETKSIKWTFWSFIIPTGIAFLITFLVAQTVRIMGWV
- a CDS encoding sulfatase-like hydrolase/transferase encodes the protein MKNFFQLAQRRINLAFEHNHYIIFFSVAVILLWLKTYIVQLTQFDLNTESSLQDFLLLLNPLGSSLLLLSFATLFKGRKKYLILLTTYFLLTFLVYANTMYYRFFNDYITLPTLTQTQNFGDVSSSVTSLLKPYDILFFLDFLILVGLYFVRNKKIQDKNPGRRYVAAMFSLALGFSFFNLALAEGDRPQLLTRGFDRNYIVKYLGLYNYTLYDAVQSTKASTQRVLADSNDITEVINYTKSNHSEPNPKYFGAGKGMNVIYLHLESMQNFLIDYKLNGEEVTPFLNSMTKEENTLYFNNFFHQTAQGKTADAEFILENSLYGLPQGSAFTTKGLNTYQAAPAILGQQGYTSAVFHSNTGSFWNRNEIYKSFGYNKFFDSNYYTMDSENIADYGLMDKPFYEQSIPLLESLPQPFYAKFIPVTHHFPYEIGEEYALIQPHTTGDKTVDGYFQTARYADESLRQFFDYLKKSGLYDNSIIIMYGDHYGNSVNRNKAMEKVLGKEITPFESAGLQRVPLFIRVPGIEGGVNQEYSGQIDILPTLLHLLGIDTKNYIQFGTDLLSETHNEVIPFRNGDFVSPEVSSIEGKYYDSKTGLELLLEDKLVLAKEYKKNVELKLEESDRVVNGDLLRFYTPENFTPVDRSNYDYNKEDTQEVNNQK
- a CDS encoding cation diffusion facilitator family transporter, encoding MGHHHHHGHSHHHHGHDHHGHSHGHNHFEEAREGNKKGLIIALLVTTIIMFLEFFGGLITNSLALLSDSGHMLSDASSLLLSLVAIWFASKPASANKSYGFYRFEILAALFNGVTLFVIAGFIVWEAYGRFFQPPTVASGSMMLIASVGLFANLFSAWSLMRKGDVKNNVNLRSAYLHVLGDALGSVGAIIAGILMLLFDWYVADPIISVLVALLILKSAWGVIKHSTHILMEGTPPSINQDEVKSVLLEIKGVIDVHDLHIWTITSGLDSFSCHILVEDNINSQEVLQEAINKMHDIFLIEHTTIQIEKSQIAHNELKV
- a CDS encoding FeoB small GTPase domain-containing protein; protein product: MSKSFQIALAGNPNTGKSTLFNLLTGLKQHTGNWAGKTVDLKVGNFYIKDKMFEMIDLPGTYSLFSNSKDEEIARDYIVFNKPHVTLVVLDGTALERNMNLALQVMEITDNVIVCINLIDEAEKLGIKINEKVLMKRLGVPVIKISARNKTGIPMLLDTIDRLASGVIRCKPYQLKYDEETEQKINLLLPEVRIISGGKFPERWLALRLLDGDKSLLEKIEKELSNSEVI
- a CDS encoding NAD(P)-binding domain-containing protein, encoding MFYDVIIVGAGQSALSMGYFLKKTKLSFLILDKGSRIGNTWRNRYDSLVLFTPRSYSSLPGLSLEGNPNGFPTKDEVADYLEYYVQFFKLPFRMNTNITRIIKEGSLFRLFSEHESFTARNIIIATGSYQYPNIPSFSKEIDKDIMQVHSSQYKNQSQLNSGSVLVVGGRNSGSQIALELSDTRETYLSISHDIQYLPLTIARRSIFWWLDKLGILKADNKSFIGRKLQSKGDILFGDELKKNIKTNKVKIKPRAIDVREKNEILFQDKTNLKINNIIWATGFIQDFNWIDIPGLLNSYGTINHIRGITNIKGLYFLGLPWQHRRGSSLLLGVGDDAEYLYQNILATNFKA
- a CDS encoding IS4 family transposase, coding for MDKDNTKTTINELLKVLDEQTFTKLINVVDIDKYVKKLTAYKFLQLLILAQINELDSLTHLSKHSKDKKELQVHLNMDGISTSQLSRKQCDLSPKLFEKILHHLVFMIQSQMKQSPIVRDIGRLHVIDSSTMSMSISQYPWAKFRKTKAGVRLHLRVVVTKDLTIPDKAVLLPAKHADRTQMNELIEIDPDALYLFDRGYVDYKQFDKYCLEGVRFITRLKKNAEIEVLSEQSPDPENLIYQDAEVYLGNAQNGTKMQHTLRLIKTKDQEGNLVIIVTSCFDLTAKEIGDLYRYRWKIETFFKWMKQHLKIKSFFGKSENAVYNQIWIALITYCLEVLLQFRVSHDGSLLGLKRTLETCLYEGLDAFIRALFQKPSRHSKGRRKYDWEKDFALIVRQFDEGEVDHLDDLTFDPLYQY
- a CDS encoding FeoA domain-containing protein, which codes for MSQSKVVKLSEAKKGDSIRITKLEISGVMRRRLLDLGFVPGSIVEVLRKSPMGDPIAYRVSQTIIALRKEESNRIEGELIVT